CCTGTCTATCCGCTGTGAATATCGCAAGAGTCATGCACAACAATCCCTCCAGCTTTACTTTAGGGCAAAAGAAGATGTATACTTACTAAGGAGGTGCGGGTAATGTTTGGTCTTGGAATGCCAGAACTCATCGTTATACTGGTCATCGTATTCCTCTTGTTCGGGGCCAAAAAGCTCCCGGAGATTGCCTCGGGCCTGGGCAAATCGATCAAGAGTTTCAAAAAAGCAATGGAAGAGCCCGATAAGAACGAAGACGACCATAAGAACCAGAA
This DNA window, taken from Syntrophorhabdaceae bacterium, encodes the following:
- a CDS encoding twin-arginine translocase TatA/TatE family subunit, whose translation is MFGLGMPELIVILVIVFLLFGAKKLPEIASGLGKSIKSFKKAMEEPDKNEDDHKNQKQA